In Haloarcula sp. H-GB4, a single genomic region encodes these proteins:
- a CDS encoding alpha/beta hydrolase, whose amino-acid sequence MSGPHQGQQLVTAGTALSEASAAAVLVHGRGATARSIVQMGAEFQQDGLALLAPQAARNTWYPNSFLSPVEQNEPGRSSGLQAIEDAITKAEEAGIPTDSVLVLGFSQGACLASEFVARDPQRYGGLVALSGGLIGESIDESEYEGDIEETPVFLGCSDVDPHIPEERVHVTASVFEQLNGDVEERIYEGMGHGVNEDELAYVSSLVATLVD is encoded by the coding sequence ATGAGCGGCCCCCACCAAGGTCAGCAACTCGTGACCGCCGGAACCGCGCTGTCGGAGGCGAGCGCGGCAGCGGTGCTGGTCCACGGCCGGGGTGCAACTGCCCGGAGTATCGTCCAGATGGGCGCCGAGTTCCAGCAGGACGGGCTGGCCCTGCTTGCGCCCCAGGCCGCGCGGAACACCTGGTACCCCAACTCCTTCCTCTCGCCAGTCGAGCAGAACGAGCCCGGTCGGTCATCGGGGCTGCAAGCTATCGAGGACGCCATCACGAAGGCAGAAGAAGCCGGGATTCCGACCGATAGCGTGCTCGTTCTCGGTTTCTCACAGGGAGCCTGTCTCGCGAGCGAGTTCGTCGCTCGAGACCCACAGCGCTACGGCGGTCTTGTAGCCCTCAGTGGCGGTCTCATCGGCGAGTCTATCGACGAAAGCGAGTACGAGGGCGACATCGAGGAGACGCCGGTGTTCCTGGGCTGTAGCGACGTCGACCCGCACATTCCCGAAGAACGCGTACACGTCACAGCCTCGGTCTTCGAGCAACTGAATGGGGACGTGGAGGAACGCATCTACGAGGGGATGGGCCACGGGGTGAACGAGGACGAACTGGCGTACGTCTCGTCGCTGGTCGCTACTCTCGTCGATTAG
- a CDS encoding VWA domain-containing protein, whose protein sequence is MTATVVSEVNRPYVPTGGAKLTAEIEVEPGRLEEPPTRQIALCIDASGSMAGDDIEQARAGAEWVFGLLDEDDYISIIAFDNEVTTVLAPTRWGTVSRDTAVDAVADISAGGGTDMYSGLLEAKASLQDLPTDENTARRVLLLSDGKDNSHAPEAFGTLAREIDTEGIRIKAAGIGSDYREETIRTLGTVARGEWTHLDAAGDIESFFGDAVEEAGTVVAPDARLELDVADGVEVSEVYRSLPQTQSVNPDWEDNTAVVPLPDLLDRETQRVVLKIHAPASDPQDAVSLADVTLHAGGETTRESITVDYTDDETKLAEHNEQVDVDHRQTVIKTELGKGNVAEAQTQLERMTRIHGEDTEAVQTAERETRIVMEGGRKEQNKATKIVTDEGIQK, encoded by the coding sequence ATGACCGCTACTGTCGTGAGCGAGGTCAACCGACCCTACGTGCCGACGGGCGGGGCGAAACTGACCGCTGAGATCGAAGTCGAGCCCGGACGGCTGGAGGAACCACCCACGCGACAGATTGCCCTCTGTATCGACGCCAGTGGGTCGATGGCCGGCGACGACATCGAGCAGGCACGCGCCGGCGCTGAATGGGTCTTCGGGCTACTCGACGAAGACGATTACATCTCGATCATCGCCTTCGACAACGAGGTTACGACGGTACTTGCGCCGACGCGGTGGGGAACTGTTTCGCGCGACACGGCAGTGGACGCGGTCGCTGACATCTCCGCTGGTGGGGGCACTGATATGTACAGCGGCCTGCTGGAAGCGAAGGCGTCCCTGCAGGATTTACCGACCGACGAGAACACGGCCCGTCGAGTCCTGCTCCTCTCTGACGGGAAGGACAACTCACATGCCCCGGAAGCGTTCGGGACGTTAGCGCGCGAAATCGACACCGAGGGTATCAGAATCAAGGCGGCCGGCATCGGGAGCGACTACCGCGAGGAGACGATCCGGACGCTCGGGACCGTTGCCCGCGGCGAATGGACACATCTGGATGCCGCCGGCGACATTGAGTCGTTCTTCGGCGATGCAGTCGAGGAGGCCGGGACCGTTGTCGCTCCCGACGCTCGTCTCGAACTCGACGTGGCTGACGGTGTCGAGGTGAGCGAGGTGTACCGTTCGCTCCCACAGACTCAGTCTGTGAACCCCGATTGGGAGGACAACACGGCCGTCGTGCCGCTGCCCGACCTGCTTGACCGAGAGACCCAGCGGGTCGTGCTAAAGATACACGCTCCGGCCAGCGACCCGCAAGACGCCGTGTCACTGGCGGATGTCACGCTGCACGCCGGCGGCGAGACGACGCGGGAATCAATCACCGTTGACTACACCGACGACGAGACGAAACTGGCCGAACACAACGAACAGGTCGACGTGGACCACCGACAGACCGTTATCAAGACGGAACTCGGCAAGGGCAACGTCGCCGAAGCCCAGACCCAACTGGAGCGGATGACGCGCATCCACGGCGAGGACACTGAGGCCGTCCAGACAGCCGAGCGGGAGACGCGTATCGTGATGGAAGGCGGGCGCAAGGAGCAAAACAAGGCGACGAAAATCGTCACCGACGAGGGCATCCAGAAGTGA
- a CDS encoding PP2C family serine/threonine-protein phosphatase — protein MRYSTNYDIGDRKRGQGINEDSVSLTVFEEGHRDGYRGQDRPQSQDTATADGDETADVTDETAGTETAAYTAADTDGADIDDGDTSEPDGTEQPMNRSAGVFVVADGAGGHDAGDIASYITTTIVAEHLAPVAIRTARSYPGDFDVDVARDVLPDPPGERELETAVAEAITAAHREIIRYANETGTQSYTTVVAGIYADGKLHYGWVGDSRAYVVNSARETISPLTRDHAVVQEWVDSDEIDPVEAHVHPNGNEITRALGGSGYEDPDEATVGVDTRTVRLYAEDTVLATSDGLIDAQTDAPELYEEYVDSDHADSVAERIREAAVTDDEIRDVILDASSLDAASQEFMSLANDRGGKDNISVLLFADSALPETPESGGMPVRDIDPDLDISERDTVIMTDE, from the coding sequence ATGAGATACAGCACGAACTACGACATCGGCGACAGGAAGCGAGGGCAGGGAATCAACGAGGACAGCGTCTCTCTGACGGTGTTCGAGGAGGGCCATCGGGACGGCTACCGCGGGCAAGACAGACCGCAGTCGCAGGACACGGCCACAGCAGACGGCGACGAGACGGCGGACGTGACAGACGAGACAGCCGGTACTGAGACGGCGGCGTATACGGCTGCCGACACGGACGGCGCTGACATTGACGACGGAGATACGTCCGAACCCGATGGCACCGAACAACCGATGAACCGCTCGGCCGGTGTGTTCGTGGTCGCTGACGGGGCCGGCGGGCACGACGCCGGCGACATCGCGTCGTACATCACGACGACCATCGTGGCTGAACACCTTGCTCCCGTGGCGATTCGAACGGCCCGGAGCTATCCCGGTGACTTCGATGTCGATGTCGCCCGTGATGTCCTCCCGGACCCGCCCGGTGAGCGGGAACTCGAAACTGCCGTGGCAGAGGCGATTACGGCTGCCCACCGTGAGATCATCCGGTACGCAAACGAGACCGGGACACAGTCCTACACGACGGTTGTCGCAGGGATCTACGCCGACGGCAAACTCCATTATGGCTGGGTCGGTGATAGTCGGGCCTACGTCGTCAACAGTGCCCGTGAGACGATCTCGCCGCTGACCAGAGACCACGCCGTCGTTCAGGAGTGGGTCGACAGCGACGAAATCGACCCTGTTGAGGCACATGTCCATCCCAACGGGAACGAAATCACACGCGCGCTGGGTGGGTCCGGCTATGAGGACCCCGACGAGGCGACTGTCGGGGTGGACACGCGAACAGTCAGGCTGTACGCAGAAGACACGGTGCTGGCGACCAGCGACGGACTCATCGATGCACAGACCGACGCGCCGGAACTGTACGAGGAGTACGTCGATTCGGACCACGCCGATTCAGTGGCCGAGCGTATCCGCGAAGCAGCCGTCACCGACGACGAGATCCGTGACGTGATCCTCGATGCATCGTCCCTCGACGCGGCGAGTCAGGAATTCATGTCACTGGCAAACGACCGCGGTGGGAAAGACAACATCTCGGTGCTCCTGTTTGCCGACAGTGCGCTCCCAGAAACACCGGAAAGCGGTGGGATGCCAGTTCGAGACATTGACCCTGACCTCGATATTTCCGAACGTGACACCGTGATTATGACAGACGAGTAG
- a CDS encoding FHA domain-containing serine/threonine-protein kinase, with amino-acid sequence MTWEPESGDVITGQYKLEEFLGKGGFAKAFRATDIDSGESVAVKYPNYTESQNNPDIIEEYFKKEVGSLERIRRAGGHENVMDYYDQVTERDVPFLVVQLIVDGIELDEVIDQHGPIDDSEQVRQIGIDLCDAMGFLHENEIVYRDLKPENVMLTPDITPTLIDFNTATGFDATEDPSSGNTGTTILGPFKPREVAEASRTDVRQGPWSDVYSIGKILLFLLKGSVPKKDGVNPQAFGANCDDYLAEIVERATQSHYRDRYRNATVLKEVLERRDPTPPATASVTYIQADRQFTVEPGDTIGRQGASGPPASITIEDPQGEYISSVQVQFDIEDGEWSLHDRSLNGTFVQKGAGWQRVLSEPGRNRLRSEGEDPTDRHGNVPPESVTLTDGDLVSLVHPTYGVTFEFHPEES; translated from the coding sequence ATGACCTGGGAACCTGAGAGCGGTGATGTCATCACCGGCCAGTACAAACTCGAGGAGTTCCTCGGCAAAGGGGGGTTCGCAAAGGCGTTCCGCGCTACAGACATCGACAGCGGCGAGTCCGTCGCCGTGAAATATCCCAACTACACCGAATCCCAAAACAACCCCGACATCATCGAGGAGTACTTCAAAAAGGAGGTCGGCTCACTGGAACGCATCCGCCGGGCCGGCGGCCACGAGAACGTGATGGACTACTACGACCAGGTCACAGAGCGCGACGTTCCGTTTCTGGTCGTCCAGCTAATCGTCGACGGGATCGAACTCGACGAAGTCATCGACCAGCACGGTCCAATCGACGACAGCGAACAGGTCCGTCAGATTGGTATCGACCTCTGTGACGCGATGGGCTTTCTCCACGAGAACGAGATCGTCTACCGGGACCTGAAACCGGAGAACGTGATGCTCACGCCCGATATCACGCCTACACTAATCGATTTCAATACTGCGACGGGCTTCGATGCGACCGAGGATCCGTCCTCCGGGAACACCGGGACGACGATTCTGGGGCCGTTCAAGCCCCGGGAAGTCGCAGAGGCCAGTCGAACCGACGTTCGGCAGGGCCCCTGGTCGGACGTGTATTCTATCGGCAAAATACTCTTGTTCCTGCTCAAGGGGAGCGTCCCGAAAAAGGACGGCGTGAACCCGCAGGCGTTCGGAGCCAACTGCGACGATTATCTGGCTGAAATTGTCGAGCGGGCCACACAGTCACACTATCGTGACCGATACCGGAACGCGACGGTTCTCAAAGAGGTCCTCGAACGGCGAGACCCAACACCGCCCGCGACGGCGTCAGTGACATATATTCAGGCAGACAGGCAGTTCACTGTCGAACCGGGCGACACTATCGGGCGACAGGGCGCGAGTGGTCCCCCGGCATCGATAACAATCGAGGACCCGCAGGGAGAGTACATCTCCTCAGTACAGGTACAGTTTGATATCGAGGACGGCGAGTGGTCCCTCCACGACCGAAGTCTCAATGGGACGTTCGTCCAGAAAGGGGCGGGCTGGCAGCGGGTCCTCTCCGAACCCGGACGCAACCGTCTGCGCTCCGAGGGAGAGGACCCGACTGACAGACACGGCAACGTGCCCCCCGAGTCGGTGACACTCACTGACGGCGATCTGGTATCGCTGGTTCATCCGACCTACGGGGTTACGTTCGAGTTCCATCCGGAGGAGTCATGA
- a CDS encoding zinc ribbon domain-containing protein: protein MPESDRTVKCPICDEDFDPTVAGGWCTNPDCGEWKHTDESAADFDTDDGVPDDADLIPEGTDKADPMDGRSVEASDETESQDGHTVDDDSVDEVSEDEVSDTGAAEAGDETAETAETAKTAETAETAETAETATEYETEADTGTEAEPGEADGTSDQSGSDSDVDDELSDEAQEADNDGATISCPDCDCELDADANFCVACGADVQDITPGDDDLLDACPSCDIAVDDDASFCVNCGEDLDAHRGGRDTSTADSTEGSSTDDETERESAATGNAVDTLASQSTDDATVPDKLVLSVEGRDITVEDGDRIGREIRAALLDAGRPEDEAVRIHREHVRFDRQSEGYYLVDLGDNPTRLNETQLQKGDREPIQPGDELELSGVATMTIQAA, encoded by the coding sequence ATGCCTGAATCCGACCGTACGGTAAAATGCCCCATATGCGACGAGGACTTTGATCCGACAGTCGCGGGCGGATGGTGCACAAATCCGGACTGTGGTGAGTGGAAACACACTGACGAAAGCGCTGCTGATTTTGACACCGATGATGGGGTGCCGGACGATGCCGACCTGATACCGGAAGGCACGGACAAGGCGGACCCGATGGATGGCCGGTCGGTGGAGGCTAGCGACGAAACCGAGTCTCAGGACGGGCACACTGTCGACGATGATAGCGTCGACGAAGTCTCGGAGGATGAGGTCTCGGACACTGGGGCAGCCGAGGCCGGAGACGAGACGGCGGAGACAGCGGAGACGGCGAAAACTGCGGAGACAGCGGAGACGGCGGAAACCGCGGAGACAGCGACGGAATACGAAACTGAAGCCGACACTGGTACCGAGGCAGAACCCGGTGAGGCCGACGGCACCTCGGACCAATCCGGCAGTGACTCCGATGTGGACGACGAGCTATCCGACGAAGCTCAGGAGGCAGATAACGACGGGGCGACGATTAGCTGTCCGGACTGTGACTGCGAACTCGACGCCGACGCGAATTTCTGTGTCGCCTGCGGTGCCGACGTACAGGACATTACACCGGGAGACGACGACTTGCTTGACGCGTGCCCGTCCTGTGACATCGCTGTCGACGACGATGCCAGCTTCTGTGTCAACTGTGGGGAAGATTTAGACGCGCATCGCGGCGGACGTGACACGTCGACGGCTGATTCGACAGAAGGGTCGTCAACCGACGACGAGACAGAGCGTGAGTCAGCAGCCACGGGCAACGCCGTCGACACGCTCGCGTCACAGTCCACCGACGACGCGACTGTACCGGACAAACTTGTCCTCTCGGTCGAAGGTCGAGACATCACCGTCGAAGACGGGGACCGCATCGGTCGGGAGATCCGGGCCGCGCTACTGGACGCCGGGCGACCGGAAGACGAGGCGGTTCGGATCCACCGCGAACACGTCCGGTTCGACCGCCAATCAGAAGGATACTATCTTGTTGACCTTGGGGACAACCCGACGCGACTGAACGAGACCCAGTTGCAGAAAGGCGACCGTGAACCGATCCAACCGGGCGATGAACTTGAACTATCGGGTGTCGCAACGATGACAATTCAGGCGGCATGA
- a CDS encoding zinc-ribbon domain-containing protein, protein MERGRLGLELRESAALLRAETWLFVGVGLAWLIYGGWVLATGLLLAQFPGLERTVFATLTGQTVSLRTVLAAGLWLVGPSLATVVLVNRRLRNSYGNLADAYRLDHPSLLLTIPGSVLLGCLLVSLTLGQRRLLTVIALFGTVHLVVRTVAYGHRVYTVSVPAFLSLLVFVSAVSLSTGWLVQTVTAPGVSSALSPWLTRAGVGPVAETALQLTGVQPSQATPLFIAVPGVLASAYLFLQLLAGTTVRIRAPLSNPQRRPDQRFPIMPPVGGSQNGGESPTAERAADAAPDSREQTGEGADTVDTGSDEEPSGHTGTRVFSPDEVPAAEPPAHESVQDNAQSSGDGEEPEMAVDDSGTDTDSEAAGTDDTNEGASATDEAWMDDTSVFTPGGRDAGQSYCSECGESLSPDADTCPSCGDPVDG, encoded by the coding sequence ATGGAGCGTGGTCGACTGGGGTTGGAACTCCGCGAGTCCGCCGCACTACTGCGAGCTGAGACCTGGCTGTTTGTGGGTGTGGGCTTGGCATGGCTCATCTACGGTGGCTGGGTGCTCGCGACGGGGCTGCTGCTGGCGCAGTTCCCCGGACTCGAACGTACTGTTTTTGCGACACTTACTGGCCAAACTGTCTCGCTGCGAACTGTGCTTGCCGCGGGTCTCTGGCTCGTCGGTCCGTCACTGGCGACTGTCGTCCTTGTCAACCGACGGCTTCGGAACAGCTACGGCAACCTCGCCGACGCGTATCGACTGGACCACCCAAGCCTGTTGCTCACTATCCCCGGCAGTGTGCTCCTCGGCTGCCTGCTGGTGAGTCTCACTCTCGGGCAGCGGCGTCTGCTCACGGTCATTGCGCTCTTCGGAACAGTGCATTTGGTCGTCCGGACCGTCGCCTACGGCCATCGCGTGTACACAGTTTCGGTCCCCGCATTCCTGTCGCTGCTGGTGTTTGTGAGCGCAGTCTCGCTTAGTACTGGATGGCTGGTCCAGACGGTCACCGCACCCGGCGTATCGTCGGCACTGTCCCCGTGGCTGACTCGGGCCGGCGTTGGTCCTGTGGCTGAGACAGCGCTCCAACTGACGGGCGTCCAGCCATCGCAGGCCACACCCCTCTTCATTGCCGTCCCCGGCGTGCTGGCGAGTGCATATCTCTTCCTCCAGTTGCTCGCCGGGACCACTGTCAGAATCCGCGCGCCACTTTCGAACCCACAGCGCCGTCCGGACCAGCGGTTCCCGATTATGCCACCGGTCGGCGGCTCACAAAACGGCGGCGAGAGTCCGACTGCCGAACGGGCTGCGGACGCTGCCCCGGACTCCCGGGAACAGACTGGGGAGGGAGCCGACACCGTAGATACTGGTAGCGACGAAGAGCCATCGGGACACACCGGGACTCGAGTGTTTTCGCCCGACGAGGTCCCAGCGGCGGAGCCGCCCGCTCACGAATCGGTACAGGACAACGCGCAGTCATCGGGAGATGGCGAAGAACCGGAGATGGCAGTCGACGACAGCGGGACAGACACGGACTCGGAGGCGGCCGGGACCGACGATACGAATGAGGGCGCCTCAGCAACCGACGAAGCGTGGATGGACGACACGTCCGTCTTCACGCCGGGCGGCCGCGATGCCGGCCAGTCGTACTGTAGCGAATGCGGCGAGTCGCTGTCGCCCGACGCTGACACCTGCCCGTCCTGTGGCGACCCCGTTGACGGGTGA
- a CDS encoding DUF3179 domain-containing protein, with translation MDFSRRRFLATTGVGVALGGAGCVGNDSSTTEAGSAPGSSTGTSAASTATDRSDGSKPPTADSRLYLDYEIGTLEENIVSGGVPKDGIPAIDDPTFADTPPDGLAPDDPVFGVVRDGEAKAYPQYILVHHEIVNDTIAGDAVAVTYCPLTGTAQGFERGPVEFGVSGRLVNSNLTMYDRGTDSWWPQMLATAITGPLTSESLREFRVTWTTWSHWSGVYPETRILTEDTGFSRRYGVDPYGQYNEKRGYYSSTRTLFEPLQGDSRAHPKAVVIGTRTDTGALAFDKETLLSQRVLTGHIDDTPYVAVADTDLATGYVYANPEPMSVVASDDSYTINGTAYDADSLPLDRTLSFDAMWFAWAGFYPESGYVS, from the coding sequence ATGGACTTTTCCCGCCGACGGTTTCTCGCTACGACTGGAGTTGGTGTGGCGCTCGGCGGCGCAGGCTGTGTTGGGAATGACAGTTCTACTACTGAAGCTGGCTCGGCACCCGGATCCAGTACTGGAACCAGCGCGGCGTCAACGGCAACCGACCGAAGCGACGGGTCAAAGCCACCGACAGCTGATAGCCGCCTGTATCTGGACTACGAAATCGGGACACTCGAAGAAAATATCGTCAGTGGCGGCGTTCCCAAAGACGGTATTCCAGCCATCGATGATCCGACGTTCGCCGACACGCCCCCGGACGGACTGGCTCCGGACGACCCGGTGTTCGGCGTAGTCCGGGACGGGGAGGCGAAGGCCTATCCGCAGTACATTCTCGTCCATCACGAAATCGTCAACGACACCATTGCCGGCGACGCCGTCGCTGTGACGTACTGTCCGCTGACGGGTACTGCACAGGGGTTCGAGCGCGGCCCGGTGGAGTTCGGCGTCTCCGGGCGGCTAGTGAACTCGAATCTGACGATGTACGACCGGGGCACCGATAGCTGGTGGCCCCAGATGCTGGCGACAGCGATTACAGGCCCACTAACTAGCGAGTCGCTACGGGAGTTCCGGGTCACCTGGACGACGTGGAGCCACTGGTCTGGCGTCTATCCGGAGACCCGCATCCTCACCGAAGACACCGGCTTCTCGCGGCGCTACGGTGTCGACCCGTACGGTCAGTACAACGAGAAGCGCGGCTACTATTCGAGTACGCGGACGCTGTTTGAGCCCCTTCAAGGCGACAGTCGCGCTCACCCCAAGGCTGTCGTCATCGGAACCCGGACGGACACAGGGGCGCTCGCATTCGACAAGGAGACACTGCTGAGTCAGCGCGTGCTGACTGGCCATATCGACGACACGCCGTACGTCGCTGTCGCTGATACCGACCTCGCAACCGGCTATGTGTACGCGAACCCAGAACCGATGTCAGTTGTGGCGTCGGACGACAGCTACACGATCAACGGGACGGCATATGATGCCGATTCGCTCCCGCTGGATCGAACGCTGTCCTTCGACGCGATGTGGTTCGCCTGGGCCGGCTTCTATCCGGAGAGTGGGTATGTCAGCTGA